A window from Bordetella petrii encodes these proteins:
- a CDS encoding helix-turn-helix domain-containing protein, translating to MPLSSARKKHPAGVAGPDAETVAADLVGLLHGNAPIGDFAARLADLEALPDGLAHKNGLVELARMAMALRNRLEQHEQRERGMLAVIESAQDLAGRLDLSELLKAIVTRARDLLRAHLCWLTIYDADGSEFRVVVAEGAIVERTGRMTAQRKRGVAGVVMSTRLPFSTPDYLHDNRFIHDPELDDIFRDEGVAALVGAPLIWDDTVIGLLFVADRYHRTHTALNISILCTLATHAAVAINNAQAFADAQAALEKADHARAELEQHARDVQSAVEAHERLTLLLARGASLGELCQSIAQLLQGSILVLDEMHHVVGRGAATGYSGGAADAYAPHGPHSAALTQALGDSRRAGRSTIAYASGGELCRATAVMGGGGVLGSVLLFRHEDMRDISIRTFERSSSVIGIVLLSQERMEANRSRDISEFLQSLISPRQGEPALARDRAERFGLDIAQPMSLMLVEPDQPGPAFLARRLRALFAWPELVLDEVDGVLAFVCGATRAQQLLEAFGDFARRELGGAYRGVLSRPVHSAAEMPGLYASLRRALPVVGRLGMHGRIVGQNEMALYSALFETQDRASLNLFLDAAIGAVVAHDRKRGSDLAATLLAYFDNHQNASVTAQRLGIHVNTARQRLASAEALIGHWGDARRALEIHVALRLWSIGVASIPPADAGAR from the coding sequence ATGCCGCTTTCTTCCGCACGCAAGAAACACCCCGCCGGCGTGGCCGGCCCGGACGCTGAAACGGTTGCCGCCGACCTGGTGGGCCTGCTGCACGGCAATGCGCCCATCGGCGATTTCGCGGCGCGGCTGGCCGACCTGGAAGCCTTGCCCGACGGCCTGGCGCACAAGAACGGCCTGGTCGAGCTGGCGCGCATGGCCATGGCCCTGCGCAACCGCCTTGAACAGCACGAGCAGCGCGAACGCGGCATGCTGGCGGTGATCGAGTCGGCGCAGGACCTGGCCGGCCGCCTGGACTTGTCCGAGCTGCTGAAGGCCATCGTCACCCGCGCCCGCGACCTGCTGCGCGCGCACCTGTGCTGGCTGACCATCTACGACGCCGATGGCAGCGAGTTCAGGGTGGTGGTGGCCGAAGGCGCCATCGTCGAGCGCACCGGCAGGATGACGGCGCAACGCAAGCGCGGCGTGGCCGGGGTCGTGATGTCGACCCGCCTGCCGTTTTCTACGCCGGACTACCTGCACGACAACCGCTTTATCCACGATCCCGAGCTGGACGACATCTTCCGCGACGAAGGGGTGGCGGCGCTGGTGGGCGCGCCCCTGATCTGGGACGACACCGTGATCGGCCTGCTGTTCGTGGCCGACCGCTACCATCGCACCCATACGGCGCTGAACATATCCATCTTGTGCACGCTGGCCACGCACGCGGCGGTGGCGATCAACAATGCCCAGGCCTTCGCCGACGCACAGGCGGCCCTGGAAAAGGCCGACCACGCGCGCGCCGAGCTCGAGCAGCATGCGCGCGATGTGCAAAGCGCGGTAGAGGCCCACGAACGCCTGACCCTGCTGCTGGCCCGGGGGGCGTCGCTGGGCGAGCTGTGCCAGTCGATTGCGCAGCTGCTGCAGGGCAGCATCCTGGTGCTGGACGAGATGCACCATGTGGTGGGGCGGGGCGCCGCAACGGGCTACAGCGGCGGCGCGGCCGACGCCTACGCGCCGCACGGCCCCCACAGCGCGGCGCTGACGCAGGCCCTGGGCGACAGCCGGCGGGCCGGCCGCTCGACCATCGCCTACGCCAGCGGCGGCGAACTGTGCCGCGCCACGGCGGTGATGGGCGGCGGCGGCGTGCTGGGCTCGGTGCTGCTGTTCCGGCATGAAGACATGCGCGACATCTCGATCCGCACCTTCGAAAGAAGTTCCAGCGTGATCGGCATCGTGCTGCTTTCGCAAGAGCGCATGGAAGCGAACAGAAGCCGCGATATTTCCGAGTTCCTGCAGTCGCTGATCTCGCCCCGGCAGGGCGAGCCCGCGCTGGCGCGCGATCGCGCGGAGCGCTTCGGGCTGGACATTGCCCAGCCCATGTCGCTGATGCTGGTCGAGCCGGACCAGCCGGGGCCGGCGTTCCTGGCGCGGCGCCTGCGCGCGCTGTTCGCCTGGCCGGAACTGGTGCTGGACGAGGTGGACGGCGTGCTGGCCTTCGTGTGCGGCGCGACCCGCGCCCAGCAATTGCTGGAGGCCTTCGGCGATTTTGCCCGCCGCGAGCTGGGCGGCGCATACCGGGGCGTGCTGTCGCGTCCCGTGCACAGCGCGGCGGAAATGCCGGGCCTGTACGCATCGCTGCGCCGCGCGCTGCCCGTGGTGGGGCGGCTGGGCATGCACGGGCGCATAGTCGGCCAGAACGAAATGGCGCTGTATTCCGCGCTGTTCGAAACCCAGGACCGCGCCAGCCTGAACCTGTTCCTGGATGCGGCGATCGGCGCCGTGGTGGCTCATGACCGCAAGCGCGGATCAGACCTGGCGGCCACCCTGCTGGCGTACTTCGACAACCACCAGAACGCCTCGGTCACCGCGCAGCGGCTGGGCATTCATGTGAACACGGCGCGGCAGCGGCTGGCGAGCGCCGAGGCGCTGATCGGCCATTGGGGCGATGCCCGGCGCGCCCTGGAGATCCATGTCGCCTTGCGGTTGTGGAGCATCGGGGTGGCCAGTATCCCGCCTGCCGACGCCGGGGCCCGGTAG
- a CDS encoding SDR family oxidoreductase, protein MPMTGYQQVHNSLIDTLRPAPGLRVLVTAGASGIGAAVARALRETGARVHVCDIDRAALDRLTAETPEITTSMADASVPGDVDTVFADVQNSLGGLDVLVNNVGIAGPTGPVEHLQRGDWERTIDVNLNSHFYFASRAVPLLKASGNNPCLIAMSSVAGRLGYALRTPYASTKWAIVGFVKSLAIELGPHGVRVNAILPGTVEGERMDGVIGARAAAAGVPVQAMRDEYLRKISLRRMVTADDIAATALFLCSPAARNITGQAISVDGNIEYL, encoded by the coding sequence ATGCCCATGACAGGATACCAACAGGTGCACAACAGCCTTATCGACACGCTGCGGCCCGCCCCCGGCCTGCGCGTTCTGGTCACCGCCGGGGCGTCCGGCATCGGCGCCGCCGTGGCGCGCGCCCTGCGCGAGACGGGCGCCCGCGTACATGTGTGCGACATCGACCGCGCCGCGCTGGACCGGCTGACCGCCGAAACACCGGAAATCACCACCAGCATGGCCGATGCCTCGGTGCCCGGGGATGTGGATACCGTGTTCGCCGATGTGCAGAACAGCCTGGGCGGGCTGGACGTGCTGGTGAACAACGTCGGCATCGCCGGGCCCACCGGCCCTGTCGAACACCTGCAGCGCGGCGACTGGGAACGCACCATCGACGTGAACCTGAACAGCCACTTTTATTTCGCCAGCCGCGCGGTGCCGCTATTGAAGGCATCCGGCAACAACCCCTGCCTGATCGCCATGAGCTCGGTGGCCGGCCGGCTGGGCTACGCGCTGCGCACTCCCTACGCCTCGACCAAGTGGGCCATCGTGGGTTTCGTGAAATCGCTGGCGATCGAGCTGGGGCCGCACGGCGTGCGCGTCAACGCCATTCTGCCCGGCACTGTGGAGGGCGAGCGCATGGACGGCGTCATCGGCGCGCGCGCCGCGGCCGCCGGCGTGCCGGTGCAGGCCATGCGCGACGAGTACCTGCGCAAGATCTCGCTGCGCCGCATGGTCACGGCCGACGACATCGCGGCCACGGCGCTGTTCCTGTGCTCGCCGGCGGCGCGCAACATCACGGGACAGGCCATCAGCGTGGACGGCAACATCGAATATCTATAA
- a CDS encoding branched-chain amino acid ABC transporter substrate-binding protein has product MNKLNLSAITVASALGAFCAMPASAAPVKIGLVETLSGPQASSGQAYRTAVRYVVDQINAAGGWNGEPVQLLEYDNQGGPAGAADKLKAAAADGVQIVVQGASSAIGGQITEDIRKHNLRNPGKEMVYINMGAEALELTGEKCNFYHFRFAGNAQVRTRALVEGMKKAGALGGKVYSINQNYSWGQDMQQAIIDNQKPGGYTVVEKTLHDVNKIQDFSPYVAKIAASGADTVITGNWSNDLLLLMKASKAAGLKARYGTVYLDQPGNLANAGDLAEGNFVVHTFNAEAGGPDAEQFVQDYQAKTGHMPVFIEPQTVYGMKMVADALKRTPPANGALSVNALAQALETARIQTPMGEMSMRAADHQAQLPMVVSTVSRDARHKVDRTDMGFKPVLLLTAQQASTPAQASCKMKRPG; this is encoded by the coding sequence ATGAACAAGCTCAACCTTTCCGCCATCACCGTCGCGTCCGCGCTGGGGGCATTCTGCGCCATGCCCGCTTCGGCGGCGCCGGTCAAGATCGGCCTGGTGGAAACCCTTTCGGGCCCGCAGGCGTCTTCGGGCCAGGCGTATCGCACCGCCGTACGCTACGTGGTCGACCAGATCAACGCGGCCGGCGGCTGGAACGGCGAGCCGGTGCAACTGCTTGAATACGACAACCAGGGCGGCCCGGCGGGCGCGGCCGACAAGCTCAAGGCGGCCGCCGCCGACGGCGTGCAGATCGTCGTGCAGGGCGCCTCGTCGGCCATCGGCGGGCAAATTACCGAAGACATCCGCAAGCACAACCTGCGCAACCCCGGCAAAGAGATGGTCTACATCAACATGGGCGCCGAGGCGCTGGAACTCACCGGCGAAAAGTGCAACTTCTACCATTTCCGCTTCGCCGGCAACGCCCAGGTGCGCACCAGGGCGCTGGTCGAAGGCATGAAAAAGGCCGGCGCGCTGGGCGGCAAGGTGTATTCCATCAACCAGAACTATTCCTGGGGCCAGGACATGCAGCAGGCCATCATCGACAACCAGAAGCCCGGCGGCTACACGGTGGTGGAAAAGACCCTGCACGACGTGAACAAGATCCAGGACTTTTCCCCCTACGTCGCGAAAATCGCCGCTTCGGGCGCCGACACCGTCATTACGGGCAACTGGTCCAACGACCTGCTGCTGCTGATGAAGGCCTCGAAGGCCGCCGGCCTGAAAGCGCGCTATGGCACGGTGTACCTGGACCAGCCGGGCAATCTGGCCAACGCGGGCGACCTGGCCGAGGGCAATTTCGTCGTGCATACCTTCAACGCCGAGGCGGGCGGCCCCGACGCCGAACAGTTCGTGCAGGACTACCAGGCCAAGACCGGCCACATGCCGGTGTTCATCGAGCCGCAGACGGTCTATGGCATGAAGATGGTGGCCGACGCACTCAAGCGCACCCCGCCCGCCAACGGCGCGCTGAGCGTCAACGCGCTGGCCCAGGCTCTTGAAACCGCGCGCATCCAGACCCCCATGGGCGAAATGAGCATGCGCGCGGCAGATCACCAGGCGCAGCTGCCGATGGTGGTGTCCACGGTGTCGCGCGATGCCCGGCACAAGGTCGACCGCACCGACATGGGCTTCAAGCCGGTGCTGCTGCTGACGGCCCAGCAGGCCTCCACGCCCGCGCAGGCCAGCTGCAAGATGAAGCGGCCCGGTTGA
- a CDS encoding branched-chain amino acid ABC transporter permease: MEQLLFSLMNGIIYGLLLFMVSAGLTLIFGMMGVLNFAHASFYMLGAYFAYTLQGVAGFWPAVIAAPLLVGLIGVVVERCFLRRVHRHGHAHELLLTFGLSFIIAESIKLFYGNYPVDYRVPASLDFSAFSIGSTQYPFYRLLMGGIAIAMFIAIYLMLTRTRVGIVVRSAIHRPSMAEALGHNVPLVFMGVFGVGAALAGLAGAVAGAFYTTNPNMALELGVMVFVVVVVGGLGSLAGAMLASLLIGVITSLAVAVDASLADLFALFGAGEWARGIGGLMTLNLSSLAATLPFALMLLVLLVRPGGLLGENG; encoded by the coding sequence ATGGAACAGCTTCTTTTCTCGCTGATGAACGGCATCATCTACGGACTGCTGCTGTTCATGGTGTCGGCCGGCCTGACGCTGATCTTCGGCATGATGGGCGTGCTGAACTTCGCGCATGCGTCGTTCTATATGCTGGGCGCCTATTTTGCCTACACGCTGCAGGGCGTGGCCGGGTTCTGGCCCGCCGTGATCGCCGCGCCGCTGCTGGTGGGGCTGATCGGGGTGGTGGTGGAACGCTGCTTCCTGCGCCGCGTGCACCGCCATGGCCACGCGCACGAGCTGCTGCTGACTTTCGGCCTGTCGTTCATCATCGCCGAGTCCATCAAGCTGTTCTACGGCAATTATCCGGTCGACTACCGTGTGCCGGCGTCGCTGGATTTTTCCGCGTTCAGCATCGGCAGCACCCAGTATCCGTTCTACCGGCTGCTGATGGGCGGCATCGCCATCGCGATGTTCATCGCCATCTACCTGATGCTGACCCGCACGCGCGTGGGCATCGTGGTGCGCTCGGCGATACACCGGCCCAGCATGGCCGAGGCGCTGGGGCACAACGTGCCGCTGGTATTCATGGGCGTGTTCGGCGTGGGCGCCGCGCTGGCGGGGCTGGCAGGCGCCGTGGCCGGCGCCTTCTACACCACCAATCCCAACATGGCGCTGGAACTGGGCGTGATGGTGTTCGTGGTGGTGGTGGTCGGCGGGCTGGGCTCGCTGGCCGGGGCGATGCTGGCGTCGCTGCTGATCGGCGTCATCACCTCGCTGGCCGTCGCGGTCGACGCCAGCCTGGCCGACCTGTTCGCGCTGTTCGGCGCCGGTGAATGGGCCCGCGGCATAGGCGGGCTGATGACCCTGAATCTTTCCAGTCTGGCCGCCACGCTGCCCTTCGCGCTGATGCTGCTGGTCCTGCTGGTGCGGCCCGGCGGCCTGCTGGGCGAAAACGGTTGA
- a CDS encoding branched-chain amino acid ABC transporter permease → MRKTLITCLAGAALLAALPFLLSQGLLNAAIQMLIAALFASAYNLLCGQAGMLSFGHAAYFGVGAFATVHAMNAVGGAGLLPTPLMPLAGALGGLVFGAIAGWFATQRSGTYFAMITLAIAELVHSLAPHLKGVFGGEAGISTMRMPAWGFDFGSTTQVYYLTLAWVLMAMALLYLYTRTPLGRLTLGLRENSHRLKFLGYNVHGLGTLVFAISAMFSGMAGGLQVLSNESANYVVFDPSLSAAAVLNTYIGGVQVFLGPAFGAALMTFFGYAISDLTRSWLLYQGILFVLVMMFLPTGLTGLIAITGRLRERHALGRLIPLFLMAAACAVLAGAGTVFTIELLQRLFSQEYRALMQAGAGGPWPAVALFDRSWQPGSPATWGVPLLLFGAAALLYWRCRQMLNALADGEPAPSGPPPAQHSEESA, encoded by the coding sequence ATGCGAAAGACCCTGATCACCTGCCTGGCGGGCGCCGCGCTGCTGGCGGCGCTGCCGTTCCTGCTGTCGCAGGGCCTGCTCAATGCGGCCATCCAGATGCTGATCGCCGCCCTGTTCGCCAGCGCCTACAACCTGCTGTGCGGGCAGGCCGGCATGCTGTCTTTCGGCCATGCGGCCTACTTCGGCGTGGGCGCCTTCGCCACTGTGCATGCCATGAACGCGGTGGGCGGCGCGGGCCTGCTGCCCACGCCCCTGATGCCCCTGGCCGGCGCGCTGGGCGGGTTGGTGTTCGGCGCCATCGCGGGCTGGTTCGCCACCCAGCGCAGCGGCACCTATTTCGCCATGATCACGCTGGCCATCGCGGAACTCGTCCATTCGCTGGCGCCGCACCTGAAGGGCGTCTTCGGCGGCGAGGCGGGCATTTCGACCATGCGCATGCCCGCCTGGGGCTTCGACTTCGGCTCGACCACCCAGGTGTATTACCTGACGCTGGCCTGGGTGCTGATGGCCATGGCACTGCTTTACCTGTACACGCGCACGCCCCTGGGCAGGCTGACGCTGGGGCTGCGCGAAAACAGCCACCGGCTGAAATTCCTGGGCTACAACGTGCACGGCCTCGGCACCCTGGTGTTCGCCATTTCGGCCATGTTCTCCGGCATGGCCGGCGGCCTGCAGGTGCTGTCCAACGAGTCGGCCAACTACGTCGTGTTCGACCCGTCGCTGTCGGCCGCCGCGGTGCTCAATACCTATATCGGCGGGGTGCAGGTTTTTCTGGGGCCGGCGTTCGGCGCGGCGCTGATGACTTTCTTCGGATACGCCATTTCGGACCTGACCCGCTCCTGGCTGCTTTACCAGGGCATCCTGTTCGTGCTGGTCATGATGTTCCTGCCCACCGGCCTGACCGGGCTCATCGCCATCACCGGGCGCCTGCGCGAACGCCACGCCCTGGGCCGGCTGATCCCGCTGTTCCTGATGGCCGCCGCCTGCGCCGTGCTGGCGGGCGCCGGCACGGTGTTCACCATCGAGCTGCTGCAGCGCCTGTTCTCGCAGGAATACCGCGCGCTGATGCAGGCCGGCGCGGGCGGCCCCTGGCCTGCCGTCGCGCTGTTCGACCGCTCGTGGCAACCCGGCTCGCCCGCCACCTGGGGTGTGCCGCTGCTGCTGTTCGGCGCGGCCGCGCTGCTGTACTGGCGCTGCCGCCAGATGCTGAACGCGCTGGCCGATGGCGAACCGGCGCCTTCCGGGCCGCCGCCGGCGCAACACAGCGAGGAATCGGCATGA
- a CDS encoding ABC transporter ATP-binding protein produces MSDPILALHELRKSFGPTDIIRGVDLQVRAGERHALIGPNGAGKSTLFHLVSGQLAPSSGAIRFEGREIGGRTPQAINRRGLARSFQITNIFPRLSTYENVRLAVMRAHGLQYAFWKFIDRDRRIREETGRLLELVRLAAKAGSVAGEMAYSEQRSLEIAMTLASDPRLILLDEPMAGMSHDETEYTAQLIREISAGRTLMIVEHDMDVVFSLSDRISVLVYGQVIATGTPAEIRAHAGVREAYLGDEATP; encoded by the coding sequence ATGAGCGACCCCATCCTGGCCCTGCACGAACTGCGCAAATCGTTCGGCCCCACCGACATCATCCGCGGCGTCGACCTGCAGGTGCGCGCCGGCGAGCGGCACGCGCTGATCGGCCCCAACGGCGCCGGCAAGTCCACGCTGTTCCACCTGGTGTCCGGCCAGCTGGCGCCCAGCTCCGGCGCCATCCGCTTCGAAGGCCGCGAGATCGGCGGCCGCACGCCGCAGGCGATCAACCGCCGCGGGCTGGCGCGCTCGTTCCAGATCACCAATATCTTTCCCAGGCTGAGCACCTACGAAAACGTGCGCCTGGCCGTGATGCGCGCGCATGGCCTGCAATATGCATTCTGGAAGTTCATCGACCGCGACCGCCGCATCCGCGAAGAAACCGGCAGGCTGCTCGAGCTGGTGCGCCTGGCGGCGAAGGCGGGCTCGGTGGCCGGCGAAATGGCGTATTCCGAGCAGCGCTCGCTGGAAATCGCCATGACGCTCGCCTCGGATCCCCGGCTGATCCTGCTGGACGAGCCCATGGCCGGCATGTCGCATGACGAAACCGAGTACACCGCGCAGCTGATCCGCGAGATTTCAGCGGGGCGCACGCTGATGATTGTCGAGCACGACATGGACGTCGTGTTTTCCCTCAGCGACCGCATCAGCGTCCTGGTCTACGGCCAGGTCATCGCCACCGGAACCCCTGCGGAAATCCGCGCCCACGCGGGTGTCCGCGAGGCCTACCTGGGCGACGAGGCCACCCCATGA
- a CDS encoding ABC transporter ATP-binding protein: MNTTADTPLLGVENLHAHYGKSHVLHGVDLRVGRDEVVSLVGRNGAGRSTTMKAIMGLVPPTSGRVRLRGRDLAGARPYAICRAGIAYVPEEREVFANLTVDENLRMGQQPAAPGAHRWTVEQMFDYFPRLKERRNTRAGSLSGGEQQMLTICRSLLGNPLVMLIDEPTEGLAPRIVAQVGECIQDMHRKGVSVLLVEQKLTIALKVSTRVCVMGHGRIVFEGSPRELSSNEALVAQWLAV; encoded by the coding sequence ATGAACACAACCGCCGACACCCCCCTGCTGGGCGTGGAAAACCTGCACGCCCACTACGGAAAAAGCCATGTGCTGCACGGCGTGGACCTGCGGGTCGGGCGCGACGAAGTCGTCAGCCTGGTGGGCCGCAACGGCGCGGGGCGTTCGACCACCATGAAGGCCATCATGGGCCTGGTGCCGCCCACTTCGGGCCGCGTGCGCCTGCGCGGGCGCGACCTGGCGGGCGCGCGGCCCTATGCCATCTGCCGCGCCGGCATCGCCTACGTGCCCGAAGAACGCGAGGTCTTCGCCAACCTGACCGTGGACGAAAACCTGCGCATGGGCCAGCAGCCCGCCGCGCCCGGGGCACACCGCTGGACCGTCGAGCAGATGTTCGACTACTTTCCGCGCCTGAAAGAACGCCGCAATACCCGGGCCGGCAGTCTGTCGGGCGGCGAACAGCAGATGCTGACGATCTGCCGCTCGCTGCTGGGCAATCCGCTGGTCATGCTGATCGACGAGCCCACCGAAGGGCTGGCGCCGCGCATCGTGGCCCAGGTCGGCGAATGCATCCAGGACATGCACCGCAAGGGCGTCTCGGTGCTGCTGGTCGAGCAAAAGCTGACGATCGCATTGAAGGTCTCGACGCGCGTCTGCGTCATGGGACACGGCCGCATCGTCTTCGAAGGCAGCCCGCGCGAACTGAGCTCGAACGAGGCCCTGGTGGCCCAATGGCTGGCCGTGTAG